The following coding sequences are from one Salvia hispanica cultivar TCC Black 2014 chromosome 3, UniMelb_Shisp_WGS_1.0, whole genome shotgun sequence window:
- the LOC125215634 gene encoding uncharacterized protein LOC125215634 isoform X1 produces MKQLPFMGVVCTVMLFIIYRTTIFQYQQAEMEQKLDSFYTWKDSGVDTMEKLPRGIIEAKSDLELKPLWTSSGANSKDRAQRSVNLLAMPVGIKQKKNVDTVVRKFLSENFTIVLFHYDGNLDGWWDLRWSKQATHIVALNQTKWWFAKRFLHPAIVSIYDYIFLWDEDLGVKNFHPGRYLDIIKSEGLEISQPALDPNSTGIHHRITIRNRMSTFHRRVYDARGSIKCSDDSEGPPCSGFVEGMAPVFSRSAWHCAWHLIQNDLVHGWGMDIKLGYCAQGDRTKKIGVVDSEYVVHQSIQTLGGASARKAVNSEVTTKKHGVDVRLEIRKQSSMELQKFKERWDRAVREDRNWVDPFSSTQRRRFWGYYRRAKV; encoded by the exons ATGAAACAACTTCCATTTATGGGAGTTGTCTGTACAGTGATGTTGTTTATTATATACAGGACAACAATTTTTCAGTATCAACAAGCAGAG ATGGAACAAAAACTGGATTCTTTTTATACATGGAAG GACTCAGGTGTGGATACCATGGAGAAGTTGCCTCGTGGTATCATTGAAGCAAAGTCAGACCTGGAGTTAAAGCCTCTATGGACAAGCAGCGGTGCCAATTCAAAG GACCGTGCTCAGCGCTCTGTTAATTTGCTAGCGATGCCTGTTGGAATCAAGCAGAAGAAAAATGTTGATACTGTTGTGCGAAAG TTTCTTTCAGAAAATTTCACAATTGTGTTGTTTCACTATGATGGAAACTTGGATGGATGGTGGGACCTGCGTTGGAGCAAGCAAGCTACACATATAGTTGCTCTCAACCAAACAAAATG GTGGTTTGCCAAACGCTTTTTACATCCAGCTATTGTGTCCATTTATGATTACATATTCCTGTGGGATGAAGATTTGGGGGTTAAGAATTTTCACCCCGGAAG GTATCTGGACATTATAAAATCTGAAGGACTTGAAATATCTCAGCCAGCTTTGGACCCAAATTCTACTGGCATACATCATCGGATCACTATAAGAAACCGAATGAGTACATTTCATAG AAGAGTCTATGATGCCAGAGGTAGTATTAAGTGCTCGGATGATAGTGAAGGGCCTCCATGCAGTGG TTTTGTAGAAGGCATGGCTCCTGTGTTTTCGAGATCAGCATGGCATTGTGCCTGGCACTTGATACAG aaTGATCTTGTTCATGGATGGGGAATGGACATTAAACTTGGCTATTGTGCACAG GGGGATCGCACGAAAAAGATAGGAGTTGTTGACAGTGAATATGTAGTTCATCAGAGCATACAAACATTGGGTGGTGCATCTGCTAGAAAG GCTGTGAATTCTGAAGTGACTACAAAG AAGCATGGTGTTGATGTTAGATTAGAG ATACGGAAGCAATCTTCGATGGAGCTTCAGAAATTCAAGGAACGATGGGACCGAGCTGTTAGGGAAGACAGAAACTGGGTCGACCcgttttcctcaacccaaagaCGCAGATTTTGGGGCTATTACAGACGTGCCAAAGTTTAA
- the LOC125215634 gene encoding uncharacterized protein LOC125215634 isoform X2 — MEGVDTMEKLPRGIIEAKSDLELKPLWTSSGANSKDRAQRSVNLLAMPVGIKQKKNVDTVVRKFLSENFTIVLFHYDGNLDGWWDLRWSKQATHIVALNQTKWWFAKRFLHPAIVSIYDYIFLWDEDLGVKNFHPGRYLDIIKSEGLEISQPALDPNSTGIHHRITIRNRMSTFHRRVYDARGSIKCSDDSEGPPCSGFVEGMAPVFSRSAWHCAWHLIQNDLVHGWGMDIKLGYCAQGDRTKKIGVVDSEYVVHQSIQTLGGASARKAVNSEVTTKKHGVDVRLEIRKQSSMELQKFKERWDRAVREDRNWVDPFSSTQRRRFWGYYRRAKV; from the exons ATGGAAG GTGTGGATACCATGGAGAAGTTGCCTCGTGGTATCATTGAAGCAAAGTCAGACCTGGAGTTAAAGCCTCTATGGACAAGCAGCGGTGCCAATTCAAAG GACCGTGCTCAGCGCTCTGTTAATTTGCTAGCGATGCCTGTTGGAATCAAGCAGAAGAAAAATGTTGATACTGTTGTGCGAAAG TTTCTTTCAGAAAATTTCACAATTGTGTTGTTTCACTATGATGGAAACTTGGATGGATGGTGGGACCTGCGTTGGAGCAAGCAAGCTACACATATAGTTGCTCTCAACCAAACAAAATG GTGGTTTGCCAAACGCTTTTTACATCCAGCTATTGTGTCCATTTATGATTACATATTCCTGTGGGATGAAGATTTGGGGGTTAAGAATTTTCACCCCGGAAG GTATCTGGACATTATAAAATCTGAAGGACTTGAAATATCTCAGCCAGCTTTGGACCCAAATTCTACTGGCATACATCATCGGATCACTATAAGAAACCGAATGAGTACATTTCATAG AAGAGTCTATGATGCCAGAGGTAGTATTAAGTGCTCGGATGATAGTGAAGGGCCTCCATGCAGTGG TTTTGTAGAAGGCATGGCTCCTGTGTTTTCGAGATCAGCATGGCATTGTGCCTGGCACTTGATACAG aaTGATCTTGTTCATGGATGGGGAATGGACATTAAACTTGGCTATTGTGCACAG GGGGATCGCACGAAAAAGATAGGAGTTGTTGACAGTGAATATGTAGTTCATCAGAGCATACAAACATTGGGTGGTGCATCTGCTAGAAAG GCTGTGAATTCTGAAGTGACTACAAAG AAGCATGGTGTTGATGTTAGATTAGAG ATACGGAAGCAATCTTCGATGGAGCTTCAGAAATTCAAGGAACGATGGGACCGAGCTGTTAGGGAAGACAGAAACTGGGTCGACCcgttttcctcaacccaaagaCGCAGATTTTGGGGCTATTACAGACGTGCCAAAGTTTAA
- the LOC125213858 gene encoding katanin p80 WD40 repeat-containing subunit B1 homolog KTN80.2-like — MEKRGYKLQEFVAHAGNVNCLSFGKKNCRVFITGGDDQKVNLWSVGKPTSLMSLCGHTSPVESAAFDSAEVLVVAGSSSGAIKLWDLEETKMVRTLTGHRSYCTAVEFHPFGEFFASGSMDTNLKIWDIRKKGCIHTYKGHTRGISTIRFTPDGRWVVSGGFDNVVKVWDLTAGKLLHDFKFHEGHIRTIEFHPLEFLLATGSADKTVKFWDLETFEMIGSARREAAGVRSVAFHPDGRTLFCGLDDSLKVYSWEPVVCHDSVDMGWSTLGDLCIDDGKLLGGAYHENTVAVWIADVSLVEPYGTRFAPEQYDHSGLKHASEGSPLEKEESHVKSKSNIKSTVPDSESKDIKTIYVDRVNSISSKTAETVEVPKVVQTSDSSQISEIGVQKPNPRASSPPSDSMEISNVKIQKHSPPETLPPSEPKKISTIGTQKRGPAASLSAKVNVPSVNRSIIMPSIVPRDSTGKDSIGSRRESIALAKASSGMNSRSSHARRQSSSRLDTERMSVALESLPSDNVRKPAVSRKDLNIRNRLFPDANSKDFSEEKQSNIDTVVEKPDRTSLPATTSSDQPLNSCKGASSIKVVNGVAVVHGRTRSLVERFEGKEKVDVDDICTPDRTRGGAAIEPAETPSPQITDQKIDVRVQPTLDDNIVLENLMQSHDVLLSTFRSRLTKLQVVRHFWERNDVKGAINALKRLPDHSVQADVVGVLIERMEVITLELFSCLLPVLLGLLESKAERHASLSLEMLLKLVAVFGTVVRTTASARRSVGVDLHAEERIECCRQCSSHLQNVQNMLPELVKRGGVLARYAQQLNLVLQQT, encoded by the exons ATGGAGAAACGCGGATATAAGCTGC AGGAATTTGTTGCACACGCGGGGAATGTAAATTGTTTGAGCTTCGGGAAAAAGAATTGCCGCGTATTTATTACAGGTGGAGATGATCAGAAAGTGAATCTTTGGTCCGTTGGCAAACCGACATCTCTAATG AGCCTGTGTGGTCACACTAGTCCGGTTGAGTCTGCAGCCTTTGATTCAGCGGAAGTTTTAGTGGTAGCTGGATCGTCTTCGGGGGCCATAAAATTGTGGGATCTGGAAGAAACTAAAA TGGTTCGCACTCTTACCGGGCACAGATCCTATTGTACTGCCGTTGAGTTTCACCCATTTGGTGAGTTTTTTGCATCTGGTTCCATGGATACTAATCTGAAGATATGGGATATTAGAAAGAAAGGGTGCATCCACACATATAAGGGTCATACTCGAGGGATTAGTACAATAAGATTCACTCCCGATGGCCGCTGGGTAGTGTCTGGTGGATTCGATAATGTTGTAAAG GTGTGGGACCTGACTGCTGGAAAGCTTTTGCATGATTTCAAGTTTCATGAAGGACATATTCGTACGATAGAATTTCATCCACTCGAGTTTCTTTTAGCAACAG GTTCAGCAGACAAAACAGTGAAATTTTGGGATCTGGAGACATTTGAGATGATTGGATCTGCCAGGCGTGAG GCTGCAGGAGTGAGATCTGTTGCATTTCACCCTGATGGTAGAACACTTTTTTGTGGACTTGATGATAGCTTAAAG GTTTACTCGTGGGAGCCTGTAGTTTGCCATGATTCAGTTGATATGGGATGGTCAACACTTGGCGATCTTTGCATTGATGATGGGAAACTTTTAGGCGGTGCATATCATGAAAATACGGTTGCAGTTTGGATAGCAGATGTCTCG CTTGTGGAGCCTTATGGTACAAGATTTGCTCCGGAGCAGTATGACCACTCTGGGCTGAAACATGCGAGTGAGGGAAGTCCTTTGGAGAAGGAAGAAAGCCATGTAAAGTCAAAGTCCAATATTAAGTCTACAGTGCCAGATAGCGAGTCTAAGGACATCAAAACTATTTATGTTGACC GTGTGAATTCCATCAGTTCCAAGACAGCTGAAACAGTTGAAGTTCCTAAGGTTGTACAGACATCTGATTCCAGTCAAATCAGCGAAATTGGAGTGCAGAAGCCAAATCCTAGAGCAAGTTCGCCTCCATCAGATTCCATGGAAATCAGCAACGTTAAGATTCAGAAGCACAGTCCACCAGAAACTTTGCCTCCATCTGAACCCAAGAAAATCAGCACTATTGGAACCCAGAAGCGTGGTCCTGCAGCTAGCTTGTCAGCAAAAGTTAATGTGCCGTCCGTTAATAGATCTATTATCATGCCAAGCATAGTACCCCGAGATAGCACTGGAAAAGACTCAATTGGATCTAGAAGGGAATCCATTGCGTTGGCTAAGGCCAGCAGTGGCATGAATTCTAGATCATCTCACGCACGGAGGCAGTCAAGCAGTAGGTTAGATACGGAAAGAATGTCAGTGGCCCTTGAATCTCTGCCCTCTGATAATGTGAGAAAACCTGCTGTTAGTAGAAAGGATCTAAACATTCGTAATAGGCTGTTCCCTGATGCAAATTCAAAGGACTTTTCTGAGGAGAAACAATCAAATATTGATACTGTTGTTGAAAAGCCTGACAGAACTTCACTGCCAGCCACAACATCAA gTGACCAGCCTCTCAATTCCTGCAAAGGGGCGAGTTCCATTAAAGTTGTCAATGGAG TGGCAGTTGTGCATGGAAGGACACGTAGTTTGGTTGAGAGGTTTGAGGGAAAGGAAAAAGTTGATGTGGATGACATTTGCACCCCTGATAGGACTCGTGGTGGTGCTGCTATCGAGCCTGCGGAAACTCCCTCCCCCCAG ATTACTGACCAGAAAATTGACGTGAGAGTGCAACCTACTTTGGATGATAATATTGTCCTCGAGAATCTTATGCAGAGTCATGATGTGCTATTGAGCACATTTCGGTCAAGGCTGACAAAGCTGCAG GTGGTTCGACATTTTTGGGAAAGGAATGATGTTAAGGGTGCTATAAATGCTTTGAAGAGACTGCCTGACCATTCT GTCCAGGCAGATGTAGTTGGTGTTCTGATTGAGAGAATGGAGGTTATTACGTTGGAACTATTTTCTTGCTTGCTTCCTGTGCTTTTAGGCTTATTGGAAAGCAAAGCAGAAAG GCATGCTAGTCTCTCTTTGGAAATGCTTTTAAAGCTTGTAGCAGTCTTTGGCACAGTAGTCCGTACGACAGCTTCAGCACGTCGTTCGGTCGGCGTTGATCTTCATGCAGAGGAGAG AATTGAATGTTGCAGACAGTGTTCATCGCATCTGCAGAACGTACAGAACATGCTTCCAGAACTTGTGAA GAGGGGAGGTGTCTTAGCAAGATATGCACAACAACTGAACCTGGTTCTTCAACAAACATAG